A section of the Telopea speciosissima isolate NSW1024214 ecotype Mountain lineage chromosome 3, Tspe_v1, whole genome shotgun sequence genome encodes:
- the LOC122656238 gene encoding DDB1- and CUL4-associated factor homolog 1-like isoform X2, producing MESATDSLQPPAESEEPKNVSEDEILLSKAKNFISKITSSQENPNPKVLNALASILETQESRYIEESGHSSDTNGRASHSIGRLGNLVQENDDFCELISSKFLTETRYSTSIRAASARLLLSCSVTWMYPHVFEDGVLENIKSWVLDDNVRNFGDECNVKHDSGKYTPTDSEMLRTYATGLLAVCLSGGGQVVEDVLTSGLSAKLMRYLRTRVLGETSSSKKDSSYLTEYKNTSGASCIKSREESRGRFWQVLDGTQLDGPRLVDEGFLDDQSGERDHDKTISIRQACGEECWDDDGESLKSREYADDLPEGVDVFEVDEDDVEPLNEEKRQNRDLHDGKSKFGDRYSTSRSMRDEDCEENIRDESSRRRTNRGWARIRGKGRANEGAVDNDRVLTSPGSGIRLGGQSRVVRERNQIRYQDVKRVSDAKKSSGRIDADGFGAAREDNDDPFQECKVGTRDISDVVKKAVRAAEAEARTANAPAEAIKAAGDAAAELVKSAAIEEFKSTNDEEAAVLAASKAASTVIDAANATEVSRRSTNLHEDSIDSKATESDKDEELEGSFVLDKYSLAQLREKYCVQCLEKLGEYVEVLGPVLHEKGVDVCLELLQRSSKNRETANFTILLPDVLKLICALAAHRKFAALLVDRSGMQKLLAVPRIAQTFFGLSSCLFTIGSLQGIMERVCALPPDIVNQVVELALQLLECQQDQARKNAAVFFAAAFVFRAVVDSFDAQDGLQKFLNLLHGAASVRSGGNSGPLTLSNLGSLRNDRSPAEVLTASEKQIAYHTCVALRQYFRAHLLLLVDSIRPNKNRSVTRHIPSSRAAYKPLDISNEAMDAVFLQIQRDRKLGPAFVRACWPSVEKFLASNGHIIMLELCQAPTVERYLHDLAQYALGVLQIVTLVSNGCKLIVNATLSNHRVGMAVILDAANGAGYVDPEVIQPALNVLVNLVCPPPSISNKPVVLAQGQQSISIQTSNDSTVENRERHAERNILDRNLSLPIQNESREWNGESAVAERGHSTVLGMPASNNNSQAAVSNVTSGVVGDRRISLGSGTGCAGFATHLEQGYRQAREVVRANNGIKVLLHLLHPRILTPLSALDCIRALACRVLLGLARDESIAHILTKLQVGKKLSELIRDSGNQTPGSEQGRWHAELAQVAIELIGIVTNSGRASTLAATDAAAPTLRRIERAAIAAATPITYHSRELLLLIHEHLQASGLTSTADSLLKEAQLTPLRSSAAPPPLRHQIYVQETPHTQIQWPSGRTPCGFISDASKPTARDEDSSLKTDSVVPSLKKKPLLFSPNISFQSRNQALSNPPSNSKCSGTSRYASAASGVSDASAVSALKPCVDTELQFKTPIVLPVKRKLTDFKDSGFASQGKRHATGEHVFRSPICQTPSTVRRSNQPMDSIGLSVTQSSSQWDQFGRSTASGIVTDNLDNSQQNSSTPLGPMTPSSSLPGLLADSVSSITERVTLDHLVVQYLKHQHRQCPAPITTLPPLSLLYPHMCPESRRNVDAPANVTARLSTREFRNHYGGIHGNHMDRQFVYRRFRPWRTCRDDGTLLTCITFLGDSSQIATGSHSGELKIFDSNSGNVLESYTSHQSSISHVQSALCGDSQLILSSGSYDVRLWDASSVSAGPMRSFEGCKLARFSNSGTTFAALSSESSRREVLLYDIQTFNLELKLSDSSTISSGPGRGHVQSLIHFSPLDTMLLWNGVLWDRRGSGPVHRFDQFTDYGGGGFHPAGNEVIINSEVWDLRKFKLLRSVPSLDQTVITFNGRGDVIYAILRRNLEDITSAVNTRRVRHPLFSAFRTVDAVNYSDIATVPVDRCVLDFSTEPTDSFVGLVSMDDHEEMFASARLYEIGRRRPTDDDSDPDDAETEEDDDDSGADEPISGTDLDADIDSEGDDMSNGDEDDDESIDEMDEDDEDGDFVIDNLDFDAGTGILEIVTEGDEEEDDEVVGSFSSGEEGDMDNRFGF from the exons GTGTTAACATCTGGATTGTCAGCCAAGCTCATGCGTTATCTTCGCACAAGGGTTCTTGGGGAAACAAGTTCAAGTAAAAAAGATTCAAGTTATCTGACAGAGTATAAGAATACATCTGGTGCTTCTTGCATAAAAAGTAGAGAAGAAAGTAGGGGTAGGTTCTGGCAGGTATTGGATGGTACTCAATTAGATGGTCCTAGGTTAGTGGATGAGGGATTTTTAGATGATCAAAGTGGTGAGAGGGATCATGATAAAACCATCAGTATTAGACAAGCGTGTGGTGAAGAGTGTTGGGATGATGATGGAGAATCACTAAAATCCCGAGAATATGCAGATGATTTACCTGAGGGGGTTGATGTGTTTGAGGTTGATGAAGATGATGTTGAACCACTTAATGAGGAAAAAAGGCAAAATCGTGATTTGCATGATGGGAAGTCCAAATTTGGTGACAGATATAGTACAAGTAGATCCATGAGAGATGAGGATTGTGAGGAGAATATCAGAGATGAGTCTTCAAGGCGCCGAACAAACCGTGGATGGGCAAGGAttagaggaaagggaagggcTAATGAAGGAGCTGTAGACAATGACAGAGTGTTGACCTCTCCAGGATCTGGAATACGATTAGGAGGACAAAGCCGGGTTGTCAGGGAGAGGAATCAAATAAGATATCAAGATGTGAAAAGAGTTTCTGATGCCAAAAAGTCTTCAGGCCGGATTGATGCTGATGGATTTGGCGCAGCAAGAGAAGATAATGATGATCCTTTCCAAGAATGCAAAGTTGGCACAAGGGATATTTCTGATGTGGTAAAGAAAGCAGTTAGAGCTGCTGAAGCTGAAGCCAGAACAGCCAATGCGCCTGCAGAGGCAATTAAGGCAGCTGGTGATGCTGCTGCTGAGCTTGTGAAGAGTGCTGCTATAGAG GAATTTAAGAGTACAAATGATGAAGAAGCTGCAGTTTTAGCTGCTTCAAAAGCGGCATCCACTGTTATAGATGCTGCAAATGCAACTGAGGTCTCAAG GCGCTCAACTAATCTCCATGAGGATTCaattgattcgaaggccacaGAATCAGACAAAGATGAGGAGTTAGAAGGATCATTTGTATTGGATAAGTACTCTCTTGCACAGCTGAGAGAAAAATATTGTGTCCAATGTCTTGAGAAACTTGGTGAATATGTTGAAGTCCTGGGCCCTGTTCTCCATGAAAAGGGAGTTGATGTCTGCCTTGAACTACTTCAAAGGAGTTCCAAAAATAGAGAGACAGCAAACTTCACAATTCTTCTGCCTGATGTGCTGAAGCTAATATGTGCTTTAGCTGCTCACCGTAAATTTGCTGCATTATTGGTTGACCGCAGCGGCATGCAAAAACTTCTTGCAGTACCAAGAATTGCTCAGACTTTCTTTGGCCTTTCATCCTGCTTATTTACTATTGGTTCTCTTCAG GGAATTATGGAACGTGTATGTGCTCTACCTCCAGATATTGTCAATCAAGTGGTTGAGCTAGCTCTCCAACTTCTTGAGTGTCAACAAGATCAGGCCAGGAAAAATGCTGCTGTTTTTTTTGCTGCTGCATTCGTCTTTAGAGCAGTTGTGGACTCTTTTGATGCACAGGATGGCTTGCAGAAATTTCTAAACCTCTTACATGGTGCTGCCTCGGTGAGATCAGGAGGTAATTCTGGGCCACTCACTCTGTCTAATCTGGGGTCTCTTCGTAATGATCGGTCACCTGCAGAAGTGCTGACCGCATCGGAGAAGCAAATAGCTTATCACACCTGTGTTGCACTTCGGCAATACTTTAGGGCTCACCTTCTCTTGCTTGTGGATTCCATTCGTCCTAATAAAAATCGAAGTGTCACCCGGCACATTCCAAGTTCTAGGGCTGCCTACAAGCCACTTGACATCAGTAATGAGGCGATGGACGCAGTGTTTCTGCAAATACAGCGGGATCGGAAGCTTGGTCCTGCATTTGTAAGAGCTTGTTGGCCTTCAGTGGAAAAGTTCTTAGCCTCCAATGGGCATATCATTATGTTGGAATTATGTCAA GCCCCAACTGTTGAGCGCTACTTGCATGACTTGGCTCAATATGCATTGGGTGTTCTTCAAATTGTTACATTGGTGTCTAACGGCTGTAAACTGATTGTAAATGCCACACTGAGCAATCATCGTGTTGGTATGGCAGTTATTTTGGATGCGGCAAATGGTGCTGGCTATGTAGATCCAGAG GTTATTCAGCCAGCACTCAATGTGTTGGTTAATCTTGTGTGCCCACCACCTTCAATCAGTAACAAGCCAGTTGTGCTTGCACAAGGTCAGCAGTCTATTTCAATTCAAACCTCAAATGATTCTACTGTGGAGAATAGAGAAAGACATGCTGAAAGAAATATCTTAGACAGAAATCTTTCTTTGCCCATTCAAAATGAGTCCAGGGAGTGGAATGGAGAATCTGCTGTTGCAGAACGTGGCCACTCAACAGTACTTGGTATGCCAGCTTCCAATAATAATTCACAAGCGGCTGTTTCTAATGTCACTTCTGGGGTGGTGGGAGATCGTAGGATATCCTTAGGTTCTGGAACAGGTTGTGCTGGCTTTGCTACACACTTGGAACAAGGCTATCGTCAGGCAAGGGAGGTTGTTCGAGCCAACAATGGAATAAAGGTCCTTTTGCATCTTCTCCATCCTCGCATACTCACACCTCTTAGTGCTCTTGACTGTATACGGGCTCTTGCATGCCGAGTCCTGCTTGGTTTGGCCAGAGATGAATCAATTGCACATATTTTGACAAAGCTTCAG GTGGGGAAAAAACTTTCAGAGCTAATCAGAGATTCAGGCAACCAGACGCCTGGTTCAGAGCAGGGCAGGTGGCACGCAGAACTTGCCCAAGTGGCAATAGAATTGATTGGG ATTGTAACAAATTCAGGGCGTGCAAGCACACTAGCCGCCACAGATGCTGCTGCCCCTACTTTGAGGCGTATTGAAAGAGCAGCTATAGCTGCTGCCACTCCTATTACTTACCATTCCAG GGAGCTTTTACTCCTTATACATGAGCACCTTCAGGCATCTGGCTTGACCAGTACTGCTGATTCATTGCTAAAAGAGGCTCAGTTGACACCTTTGCGATCTTcggcagcaccacctccactcCGACACCAAATTTATGTTCAAGAAACCCCACACACTCAAATTCAGTGGCCATCTGGTCGCACTCCTTGTGGGTTTATCTCAGATGCATCAAAACCAACAGCACGAGATGAGGATTCAAGCCTAAAGACTGATTCAGTTGTGCCTTCTTTAAAGAAGAAACCACTGCTTTTCTCACCAAATATCAGCTTTCAGTCAAGAAACCAGGCTCTGTCTAATCCACCGTCAAATAGCAAGTGTTCCGGTACTTCAAGATATGCATCTGCAGCTTCTGGGGTATCAGATGCTTCAGCAGTGTCTGCTCTAAAGCCTTGTGTAGATACAGAACTCCAGTTTAAGACTCCAATCGTGTTACCAGTGAAACGAAAACTAACAGACTTCAAGGATAGTGGATTTGCTTCACAAGGGAAGCGCCATGCAACTGGCGAGCATGTGTTCCGGTCTCCAATATGCCAGACACCCAGTACTGTCCGTAGAAGCAATCAACCGATGGATTCTATTGGGTTGTCTGTTACACAGAGTTCTAGTCAGTGGGATCAGTTTGGGCGCTCAACTGCAAGTGGGATTGTTACTGATAATTTGGATAATAGCCAACAAAATAGTAGTACCCCATTGGGCCCGATGACTCCCTCTTCCTCCCTCCCTGGTCTTCTTGCTGACTCAGTATCTAGTATCACAGAACGAGTAACTCTAGACCATCTTGTGGTGCAGTATCTAAAGCACCAGCATCGCCAATGCCCTGCTCCAATAACCACTTTACCTCCACTTTCTCTTCTATACCCACATATGTGCCCTGAATCAAGAAGAAATGTTGATGCACCTGCAAATGTCACTGCTAGGCTGAGCACACGTGAGTTCCGGAACCATTATGGTGGAATTCATGGAAACCATATGGATCGTCAGTTTGTCTACAGAAGATTCAGGCCATGGCGTACTTGCCGGGATGATGGCACCCTCCTGACATGCATAACTTTTCTTGGGGACTCCTCCCAGATTGCGACTGGCAGCCATTCTGGTGAACTCAAGATTTTTGACTCAAACAGTGGTAATGTTCTGGAGAGCTACACAAGCCATCAGTCATCAATTTCACATGTCCAGTCGGCCTTGTGTGGGGATAGCCAGCTGATTCTCTCTTCCGGATCCTATGATGTGCGATTATGGGATGCATCTTCAGTTTCAGCAGGGCCCATGCGTTCATTTgagggatgcaagttggcacggTTCAGCAATTCAGGGACCACATTTGCTGCCTTATCATCAGAGTCGAGCAGGCGTGAAGTTCTCTTGTATGACATCCAGACCTTCAATCTGGAGTTGAAGTTGTCTGATTCCTCTACAATTTCTTCAGGCCCGGGCAGAGGGCATGTACAGTCTCTCATACATTTTAGCCCATTAGACACAATGCTACTGTGGAATGGAGTCTTATGGGATCGGCGGGGTTCTGGACCTGTTCATCGTTTTGACCAGTTCACTGATTACGGGGGTGGTGGATTTCATCCTGCTGGAAATGAG GTTATTATAAATTCCGAAGTCTGGGATCTCCGAAAGTTCAAGCTTCTACGCAGTGTACCTTCTTTGGACCAGACAGTTATAACATTCAATGGACGTGGAGATGTAATCTATGCAATCCTCCGGAGGAATCTTGAGGACATAACATCGGCAGTAAACACCCGGCGCGTCAGGCACCCCCTTTTTTCAGCATTTCGGACTGTGGATGCTGTTAACTACTCAGACATAGCCACAGTCCCTGTTGATCGCTGTGTCCTTGATTTTTCAACAGAGCCAACTGATTCTTTTGTCGGTTTGGTATCTATGGATGACCATGAGGAGATGTTTGCTTCTGCTAGGCTGTATGAGATAGGCCGAAGGCGGCCAACTGATGATGATTCTGATCCTGATGACGCTGAAACtgaggaagatgatgatgattcaGGAGCTGATGAGCCGATATCAGGAACTGACCTGGATGCTGACATCGATAGTGAAGGTGATGATATGAGCAAtggtgatgaagatgatgatgaaagtATAGATGAGATGgatgaggatgatgaagatGGGGATTTTGTCATTGACAATTTGGATTTCGATGCTGGTACAGGAATTCTTGAGATTGTAACTGAGGGTGACGAAGAGGAGGATGACGAGGTGGTTGGATCTTTCAGTAGTGGGGAAGAAGGGGATATGGACAATCGGTTTGGGTTCTGA
- the LOC122656238 gene encoding DDB1- and CUL4-associated factor homolog 1-like isoform X1 — protein sequence MESATDSLQPPAESEEPKNVSEDEILLSKAKNFISKITSSQENPNPKVLNALASILETQESRYIEESGHSSDTNGRASHSIGRLGNLVQENDDFCELISSKFLTETRYSTSIRAASARLLLSCSVTWMYPHVFEDGVLENIKSWVLDDNVRNFGDECNVKHDSGKYTPTDSEMLRTYATGLLAVCLSGGGQVVEDVLTSGLSAKLMRYLRTRVLGETSSSKKDSSYLTEYKNTSGASCIKSREESRGRFWQVLDGTQLDGPRLVDEGFLDDQSGERDHDKTISIRQACGEECWDDDGESLKSREYADDLPEGVDVFEVDEDDVEPLNEEKRQNRDLHDGKSKFGDRYSTSRSMRDEDCEENIRDESSRRRTNRGWARIRGKGRANEGAVDNDRVLTSPGSGIRLGGQSRVVRERNQIRYQDVKRVSDAKKSSGRIDADGFGAAREDNDDPFQECKVGTRDISDVVKKAVRAAEAEARTANAPAEAIKAAGDAAAELVKSAAIEEFKSTNDEEAAVLAASKAASTVIDAANATEVSRRSTNLHEDSIDSKATESDKDEELEGSFVLDKYSLAQLREKYCVQCLEKLGEYVEVLGPVLHEKGVDVCLELLQRSSKNRETANFTILLPDVLKLICALAAHRKFAALLVDRSGMQKLLAVPRIAQTFFGLSSCLFTIGSLQGIMERVCALPPDIVNQVVELALQLLECQQDQARKNAAVFFAAAFVFRAVVDSFDAQDGLQKFLNLLHGAASVRSGGNSGPLTLSNLGSLRNDRSPAEVLTASEKQIAYHTCVALRQYFRAHLLLLVDSIRPNKNRSVTRHIPSSRAAYKPLDISNEAMDAVFLQIQRDRKLGPAFVRACWPSVEKFLASNGHIIMLELCQAPTVERYLHDLAQYALGVLQIVTLVSNGCKLIVNATLSNHRVGMAVILDAANGAGYVDPEQVIQPALNVLVNLVCPPPSISNKPVVLAQGQQSISIQTSNDSTVENRERHAERNILDRNLSLPIQNESREWNGESAVAERGHSTVLGMPASNNNSQAAVSNVTSGVVGDRRISLGSGTGCAGFATHLEQGYRQAREVVRANNGIKVLLHLLHPRILTPLSALDCIRALACRVLLGLARDESIAHILTKLQVGKKLSELIRDSGNQTPGSEQGRWHAELAQVAIELIGIVTNSGRASTLAATDAAAPTLRRIERAAIAAATPITYHSRELLLLIHEHLQASGLTSTADSLLKEAQLTPLRSSAAPPPLRHQIYVQETPHTQIQWPSGRTPCGFISDASKPTARDEDSSLKTDSVVPSLKKKPLLFSPNISFQSRNQALSNPPSNSKCSGTSRYASAASGVSDASAVSALKPCVDTELQFKTPIVLPVKRKLTDFKDSGFASQGKRHATGEHVFRSPICQTPSTVRRSNQPMDSIGLSVTQSSSQWDQFGRSTASGIVTDNLDNSQQNSSTPLGPMTPSSSLPGLLADSVSSITERVTLDHLVVQYLKHQHRQCPAPITTLPPLSLLYPHMCPESRRNVDAPANVTARLSTREFRNHYGGIHGNHMDRQFVYRRFRPWRTCRDDGTLLTCITFLGDSSQIATGSHSGELKIFDSNSGNVLESYTSHQSSISHVQSALCGDSQLILSSGSYDVRLWDASSVSAGPMRSFEGCKLARFSNSGTTFAALSSESSRREVLLYDIQTFNLELKLSDSSTISSGPGRGHVQSLIHFSPLDTMLLWNGVLWDRRGSGPVHRFDQFTDYGGGGFHPAGNEVIINSEVWDLRKFKLLRSVPSLDQTVITFNGRGDVIYAILRRNLEDITSAVNTRRVRHPLFSAFRTVDAVNYSDIATVPVDRCVLDFSTEPTDSFVGLVSMDDHEEMFASARLYEIGRRRPTDDDSDPDDAETEEDDDDSGADEPISGTDLDADIDSEGDDMSNGDEDDDESIDEMDEDDEDGDFVIDNLDFDAGTGILEIVTEGDEEEDDEVVGSFSSGEEGDMDNRFGF from the exons GTGTTAACATCTGGATTGTCAGCCAAGCTCATGCGTTATCTTCGCACAAGGGTTCTTGGGGAAACAAGTTCAAGTAAAAAAGATTCAAGTTATCTGACAGAGTATAAGAATACATCTGGTGCTTCTTGCATAAAAAGTAGAGAAGAAAGTAGGGGTAGGTTCTGGCAGGTATTGGATGGTACTCAATTAGATGGTCCTAGGTTAGTGGATGAGGGATTTTTAGATGATCAAAGTGGTGAGAGGGATCATGATAAAACCATCAGTATTAGACAAGCGTGTGGTGAAGAGTGTTGGGATGATGATGGAGAATCACTAAAATCCCGAGAATATGCAGATGATTTACCTGAGGGGGTTGATGTGTTTGAGGTTGATGAAGATGATGTTGAACCACTTAATGAGGAAAAAAGGCAAAATCGTGATTTGCATGATGGGAAGTCCAAATTTGGTGACAGATATAGTACAAGTAGATCCATGAGAGATGAGGATTGTGAGGAGAATATCAGAGATGAGTCTTCAAGGCGCCGAACAAACCGTGGATGGGCAAGGAttagaggaaagggaagggcTAATGAAGGAGCTGTAGACAATGACAGAGTGTTGACCTCTCCAGGATCTGGAATACGATTAGGAGGACAAAGCCGGGTTGTCAGGGAGAGGAATCAAATAAGATATCAAGATGTGAAAAGAGTTTCTGATGCCAAAAAGTCTTCAGGCCGGATTGATGCTGATGGATTTGGCGCAGCAAGAGAAGATAATGATGATCCTTTCCAAGAATGCAAAGTTGGCACAAGGGATATTTCTGATGTGGTAAAGAAAGCAGTTAGAGCTGCTGAAGCTGAAGCCAGAACAGCCAATGCGCCTGCAGAGGCAATTAAGGCAGCTGGTGATGCTGCTGCTGAGCTTGTGAAGAGTGCTGCTATAGAG GAATTTAAGAGTACAAATGATGAAGAAGCTGCAGTTTTAGCTGCTTCAAAAGCGGCATCCACTGTTATAGATGCTGCAAATGCAACTGAGGTCTCAAG GCGCTCAACTAATCTCCATGAGGATTCaattgattcgaaggccacaGAATCAGACAAAGATGAGGAGTTAGAAGGATCATTTGTATTGGATAAGTACTCTCTTGCACAGCTGAGAGAAAAATATTGTGTCCAATGTCTTGAGAAACTTGGTGAATATGTTGAAGTCCTGGGCCCTGTTCTCCATGAAAAGGGAGTTGATGTCTGCCTTGAACTACTTCAAAGGAGTTCCAAAAATAGAGAGACAGCAAACTTCACAATTCTTCTGCCTGATGTGCTGAAGCTAATATGTGCTTTAGCTGCTCACCGTAAATTTGCTGCATTATTGGTTGACCGCAGCGGCATGCAAAAACTTCTTGCAGTACCAAGAATTGCTCAGACTTTCTTTGGCCTTTCATCCTGCTTATTTACTATTGGTTCTCTTCAG GGAATTATGGAACGTGTATGTGCTCTACCTCCAGATATTGTCAATCAAGTGGTTGAGCTAGCTCTCCAACTTCTTGAGTGTCAACAAGATCAGGCCAGGAAAAATGCTGCTGTTTTTTTTGCTGCTGCATTCGTCTTTAGAGCAGTTGTGGACTCTTTTGATGCACAGGATGGCTTGCAGAAATTTCTAAACCTCTTACATGGTGCTGCCTCGGTGAGATCAGGAGGTAATTCTGGGCCACTCACTCTGTCTAATCTGGGGTCTCTTCGTAATGATCGGTCACCTGCAGAAGTGCTGACCGCATCGGAGAAGCAAATAGCTTATCACACCTGTGTTGCACTTCGGCAATACTTTAGGGCTCACCTTCTCTTGCTTGTGGATTCCATTCGTCCTAATAAAAATCGAAGTGTCACCCGGCACATTCCAAGTTCTAGGGCTGCCTACAAGCCACTTGACATCAGTAATGAGGCGATGGACGCAGTGTTTCTGCAAATACAGCGGGATCGGAAGCTTGGTCCTGCATTTGTAAGAGCTTGTTGGCCTTCAGTGGAAAAGTTCTTAGCCTCCAATGGGCATATCATTATGTTGGAATTATGTCAA GCCCCAACTGTTGAGCGCTACTTGCATGACTTGGCTCAATATGCATTGGGTGTTCTTCAAATTGTTACATTGGTGTCTAACGGCTGTAAACTGATTGTAAATGCCACACTGAGCAATCATCGTGTTGGTATGGCAGTTATTTTGGATGCGGCAAATGGTGCTGGCTATGTAGATCCAGAG cAGGTTATTCAGCCAGCACTCAATGTGTTGGTTAATCTTGTGTGCCCACCACCTTCAATCAGTAACAAGCCAGTTGTGCTTGCACAAGGTCAGCAGTCTATTTCAATTCAAACCTCAAATGATTCTACTGTGGAGAATAGAGAAAGACATGCTGAAAGAAATATCTTAGACAGAAATCTTTCTTTGCCCATTCAAAATGAGTCCAGGGAGTGGAATGGAGAATCTGCTGTTGCAGAACGTGGCCACTCAACAGTACTTGGTATGCCAGCTTCCAATAATAATTCACAAGCGGCTGTTTCTAATGTCACTTCTGGGGTGGTGGGAGATCGTAGGATATCCTTAGGTTCTGGAACAGGTTGTGCTGGCTTTGCTACACACTTGGAACAAGGCTATCGTCAGGCAAGGGAGGTTGTTCGAGCCAACAATGGAATAAAGGTCCTTTTGCATCTTCTCCATCCTCGCATACTCACACCTCTTAGTGCTCTTGACTGTATACGGGCTCTTGCATGCCGAGTCCTGCTTGGTTTGGCCAGAGATGAATCAATTGCACATATTTTGACAAAGCTTCAG GTGGGGAAAAAACTTTCAGAGCTAATCAGAGATTCAGGCAACCAGACGCCTGGTTCAGAGCAGGGCAGGTGGCACGCAGAACTTGCCCAAGTGGCAATAGAATTGATTGGG ATTGTAACAAATTCAGGGCGTGCAAGCACACTAGCCGCCACAGATGCTGCTGCCCCTACTTTGAGGCGTATTGAAAGAGCAGCTATAGCTGCTGCCACTCCTATTACTTACCATTCCAG GGAGCTTTTACTCCTTATACATGAGCACCTTCAGGCATCTGGCTTGACCAGTACTGCTGATTCATTGCTAAAAGAGGCTCAGTTGACACCTTTGCGATCTTcggcagcaccacctccactcCGACACCAAATTTATGTTCAAGAAACCCCACACACTCAAATTCAGTGGCCATCTGGTCGCACTCCTTGTGGGTTTATCTCAGATGCATCAAAACCAACAGCACGAGATGAGGATTCAAGCCTAAAGACTGATTCAGTTGTGCCTTCTTTAAAGAAGAAACCACTGCTTTTCTCACCAAATATCAGCTTTCAGTCAAGAAACCAGGCTCTGTCTAATCCACCGTCAAATAGCAAGTGTTCCGGTACTTCAAGATATGCATCTGCAGCTTCTGGGGTATCAGATGCTTCAGCAGTGTCTGCTCTAAAGCCTTGTGTAGATACAGAACTCCAGTTTAAGACTCCAATCGTGTTACCAGTGAAACGAAAACTAACAGACTTCAAGGATAGTGGATTTGCTTCACAAGGGAAGCGCCATGCAACTGGCGAGCATGTGTTCCGGTCTCCAATATGCCAGACACCCAGTACTGTCCGTAGAAGCAATCAACCGATGGATTCTATTGGGTTGTCTGTTACACAGAGTTCTAGTCAGTGGGATCAGTTTGGGCGCTCAACTGCAAGTGGGATTGTTACTGATAATTTGGATAATAGCCAACAAAATAGTAGTACCCCATTGGGCCCGATGACTCCCTCTTCCTCCCTCCCTGGTCTTCTTGCTGACTCAGTATCTAGTATCACAGAACGAGTAACTCTAGACCATCTTGTGGTGCAGTATCTAAAGCACCAGCATCGCCAATGCCCTGCTCCAATAACCACTTTACCTCCACTTTCTCTTCTATACCCACATATGTGCCCTGAATCAAGAAGAAATGTTGATGCACCTGCAAATGTCACTGCTAGGCTGAGCACACGTGAGTTCCGGAACCATTATGGTGGAATTCATGGAAACCATATGGATCGTCAGTTTGTCTACAGAAGATTCAGGCCATGGCGTACTTGCCGGGATGATGGCACCCTCCTGACATGCATAACTTTTCTTGGGGACTCCTCCCAGATTGCGACTGGCAGCCATTCTGGTGAACTCAAGATTTTTGACTCAAACAGTGGTAATGTTCTGGAGAGCTACACAAGCCATCAGTCATCAATTTCACATGTCCAGTCGGCCTTGTGTGGGGATAGCCAGCTGATTCTCTCTTCCGGATCCTATGATGTGCGATTATGGGATGCATCTTCAGTTTCAGCAGGGCCCATGCGTTCATTTgagggatgcaagttggcacggTTCAGCAATTCAGGGACCACATTTGCTGCCTTATCATCAGAGTCGAGCAGGCGTGAAGTTCTCTTGTATGACATCCAGACCTTCAATCTGGAGTTGAAGTTGTCTGATTCCTCTACAATTTCTTCAGGCCCGGGCAGAGGGCATGTACAGTCTCTCATACATTTTAGCCCATTAGACACAATGCTACTGTGGAATGGAGTCTTATGGGATCGGCGGGGTTCTGGACCTGTTCATCGTTTTGACCAGTTCACTGATTACGGGGGTGGTGGATTTCATCCTGCTGGAAATGAG GTTATTATAAATTCCGAAGTCTGGGATCTCCGAAAGTTCAAGCTTCTACGCAGTGTACCTTCTTTGGACCAGACAGTTATAACATTCAATGGACGTGGAGATGTAATCTATGCAATCCTCCGGAGGAATCTTGAGGACATAACATCGGCAGTAAACACCCGGCGCGTCAGGCACCCCCTTTTTTCAGCATTTCGGACTGTGGATGCTGTTAACTACTCAGACATAGCCACAGTCCCTGTTGATCGCTGTGTCCTTGATTTTTCAACAGAGCCAACTGATTCTTTTGTCGGTTTGGTATCTATGGATGACCATGAGGAGATGTTTGCTTCTGCTAGGCTGTATGAGATAGGCCGAAGGCGGCCAACTGATGATGATTCTGATCCTGATGACGCTGAAACtgaggaagatgatgatgattcaGGAGCTGATGAGCCGATATCAGGAACTGACCTGGATGCTGACATCGATAGTGAAGGTGATGATATGAGCAAtggtgatgaagatgatgatgaaagtATAGATGAGATGgatgaggatgatgaagatGGGGATTTTGTCATTGACAATTTGGATTTCGATGCTGGTACAGGAATTCTTGAGATTGTAACTGAGGGTGACGAAGAGGAGGATGACGAGGTGGTTGGATCTTTCAGTAGTGGGGAAGAAGGGGATATGGACAATCGGTTTGGGTTCTGA